The following is a genomic window from Synechococcus sp. JA-2-3B'a(2-13).
CGTGTAGGGCTTTGAGGGCGGGATCATGTAACAGACCCCAGAGCTTAGCTTGCCAGTAGTAAGACATGGTGTTTTCGCTGGAGAAACAGAACAGTTAGGAACTCCTCGAACAAGGAACAAAACCCCGGTAGCCACCCGATGTCGTGGCTACAGAAGCTACAAAACAAAATCGATCTGATCCCGGCCAGCCCTCAGTTTTCTTCAGTATTTCTCAATAGCCGTTGTTTGACCAAAAACCCAGAACCTGAGGGCGAACCGATGTCTTTAGCCTACGGAGAAGTGGAAAGATCCCCTTCCAACTTCCCTTCTGCCCAGGTCAATTTGGGAAACAGCTCTTCCAGGCCAGGCAGCAGGTCTTGCAAAACAAAGCTTTCTAGAGCTTCGCTGTTCAAAGGGTCTGGATTCATCTGCACATGGGCAACATCGTTGCGGTACTGGCTGAGGCGAGACCAGAGATCGGCAAGCTGCTTGGCGTCGGGCACATGGGCGGTAATAGGAGGAAGCGCCTGGGGCTGGTCTTCCCGTGGGATGAGGGATCGGCCCGATTCGCCAGTCGCAGGGGGATCTCCAAGGGGCTGGTCTTCTCGTGGAATGAGGGATGCCAACTGGTGTTCAATTCCCTGCCGCTCTTCTCGTTCGAGGTAGTTTTGGATCCCCTCACAGAGGCAAAGGGCGGAGACCACCCACTCCCGGGCCAGTAGAAGAGCTTGGGTGATGAGGCGCTTTTCTACATACCAGCGCAGCAGTTGAAATTGCTTTTGAACTTGGGCTTTGGGATCCGAAGCCCTGTCCGCGGGTAGAGCCAGTTGGCTGTAGCTATCCTGAATGCTTCGCAGCAGCAGGCCAAAAGGCTTGGCAAATTGACCCACCTCTTGCTCCAGATCCGCGGTGGAGTGCTTTTGCAAATTGGGCAAGTCCTCTTTTAGGAGATTGACAGGTCTTACCAGTTCAAGAGAGCGGGAAACATTGCGGATGGCTCGGCCAAAGCTTTGCAGCCGAGTAGGTCTGGGATCCCCTTTGCCAGACTTTTGTCGGCGGTAAAAGTCCCGTTGAACCGTATCCAAAAGTTGACCCAACTCCAGCGCCGAGCCGGTGCTGATGAATTTGTCGGTAGCCGTCAGCCAATCCAAAAGACGAAGGGCGGGGGTGAGATCGATAATGGGGGTTTCCGCTTGGCCAGAGCGGTACAGACCATAGTAGAGACCCTGAATCTCTACATTTTTGGCCTTGCGCAAAAGGGCAGCTCCCAAGAGCACCAGCACGGGGATGGAGCGAAAGGCGTGGGTGATATCGAAAACCAGCCGCGTATGGGGCTCGATGCTATCGACCAGCACATCGAAGATCTCCCAGGTCTCTGCCTCGGTTTTCCCTTCAGGAATGGCCTTGGCAATTTTCTCCACGTGGGGGGGTAGGCAGTCCTGTAGATGCTTCCAATGGGTGTCATGTGCTTCTTGGGTTAGCAGCACAATCACCCTCTCGATGTCAAAGAGCTGACAGAGGGCTTTGGCAACATAACGGGTTCTATCGGCTTTCCGCTCCCCAAAAACATACACCGTCTCGCTGTAGGGGCTGGTGCCTAGAGTGGTCAAAAGGGTATTAGCCATAGGGATCCTCTCGATGACGGCTTTCAAGCATTGAAGCACGGGCATCTTCAAGCTACTGCAGCTTGGAAGCCCCCCCTTCTCAAGTTGCCTGGAGAGGGTTCTGGGTTGAATGTTGCCCTATCCTCTCCCGAAAAGTGGCATCCTCTGCTCAGCCGGTGCCAGAAAGATGGGGATCTCTACCCCCAAAATTGAGTGGAGCCATCTTGCCGCTGGATTTGGATCCCTGCTCGACAACTGTTTCAAAACGGTGAAGGTGGGGGATGTCAGAGCTAGCCTAGACAGAGATTCGGCCATCCTAAACAACGGGGATCCTGTGATGCTATCGACTCCAGAGTTGTCCATTTCAGGTCAAAAGCTAACTCCCGAACAGTTTCTGGCCTTGCCGGAGGGGGATATTGTCTATGAGCTAGTCGATGGGCGGGCCCTCTCCAAAAACGAACCCATGTCGCCAAAACGCTTCCATGCTCGTCTCCAACCGGTGTTGTGGCAAATTTTGGAGGACTGGTGCTCTAGCCCTGAGTGTCCTAAGCCTGGGTCAGCACATACTGAGTGGGCAGTTGTTTTAACACGAAAGGCAGAGCCCTGGATCCCAGTTCCTGATGTTACTTACATCTCTAACGAGCGGTTGCCGGTTGAGGCCATGACCGATGAAGCTTGTTTTGCCATTCCCGAGTTGGTGATCGAGATCCTTTCTCCTGGCCAGAGTTTTGGAGCCATAGCCCAGAAGGCAACCGATTATCTAGAAGCTGGGATCCCCCGCGTTTGGGTTGTGGATCCCCAAGCCAAGAGCATCACCGTCTTCTATCCCGATGCCCCGCCGCGCACCTTTACGGGATCCCAAGCCATTCAAGATGATTTCCTGCCGGGTCTAAAGGTGATCCCTCAAGATGTATTCGCTCAAGCCCGGATCCCTTAGGGGGTACCTAGCGAGCCCACGATAATCAGAGTTAGTTCCAGAAAGAGAGCATCCGGCAGAGGTGGCCACCCGCTCGGGTCTGGAGCTGATTGGCTCAGGAATGCCGAAGGGATCCCGAAGCGATATTCCCTGCTATGGGCTAATGGCGAGACGGAAAAGCTTCTCATCGGCCAGTTGAAGAACTTCCTGCCCTGCAGCCGCCAGTTGTTCCGAGGGCAAGTTCTGGTATTTGTCAATAAACTCGGGCAAAACTTGAAACTCCACCCGCTTGCCGGTCTCTCGGTGGATGACCACGCTGCGCATTTTTTCAAGAGATTCGACCTCCACCAGCTTCAAGTTCAACTTGCCCAAACTGGCCCCTGTTGCAGCATGCAAGCCATCCACAATGCACACGAACGGGATCTCTGCCGGCGACTCGTGAATGACCTCCACCAGAAAACGGTTCCTAGAAGTGTGGGGAGTTGGACTCATCAAGCCCAGCTCCTGCAGAGCGCGCATCCCCATGCGATAGCCGACCACGGCCCAAGGCCCAGCTCCGCCATGAATTTCCGTTACTCGCTGAATGGCCGCCGCCGTCGAGTCCGTTGCAGAACTGGTGACCGGATGAGCTGTCGCCGGCGCTCCCAGAGTTAGCTGAAGTGCAATCAGCAAAAGAGAAAGCTGCTGTGGCTTGGCAATGGATGACAGGTTCATAGGCAGCGAGAGAGCTGATAAAGAGGAGATGGGTCAAGCCATCATAAGCTCTACCCTTCGAGGTTGCCTATGCGGGGGTAGGGGATCCAGCCCTCTTCTGGGAACTCTTCCGAAAATCACCTCCTGACTGAAGAGGGCTAAGACCAGTGGTATTGTCAGAGGTAAGCCCCTGGGCGTTGAGCACAGGCCCCTGTAGGAGTAAGGGTAGTACTAGAGTACCGTGATTTTCCTCTGATTGCCGTAAGGCGTTGAGCACAGCCAGGATCCACCTTCCACTTTGAGGTTTACGGAGGGGTGATTTTCCTCTGATTGCCGTAAGGCGTTGAGCACGGGATGAAAAAAAGGATCCCGTATGGGATCCCTTGGAAGTGATTTTCCTCTGATTGCCGTAAGGCGTCTTGCTTTCCCTCTGCAGGTTTTGCATCCGAACTCGAGGCAGAGATGGGATCAGATGACTTGGCCGTCGGATGTTATTCTCCCCTTGAGTTTACCGGCCCGCTCTTCGGCCTCCTCCATAACCCTGTCCAGCTGCTCCAGCACCTCGCCCGGATGCTTTTCCAGCACCCGCAGGGAGAGGGCCATCCGTCCCTTGGCCTCATCTACATCGATGACAACAGCTTTGATGCGTTGGCCTGGTTTGAACAAATCCGGTAGCGAGGCTACAAAACTTTGGCTGACCTGCTTGATGTGCAACAGCCCGGTTACCCCTTCTTCCAAGTCCACAAACACACCGAAGGGTTTTAGTCCGCTGACTTTGCCTTCCACCACTTGGCCACTGGTGTAGCGGCTCAGGTTCTCGGACTTTACAGCCGCCCTTTGGGAGAGCACCAGCTTGTTGGCTTCTGGGTTCACCTCGATAAAGCTTGCTGTCAAGGATTGCCCCACCAACTCCTCCAGACCTTCCCGTTGGCTGAGGTGGGAGCGGGGAATGAAGCCGCGCAGCCCCTGCACATCCACCACCACCCCCCCTTTGTTGGTGGCGATCACTGGAACGGTTACCGTCTGGCCGTTGGCTTGCTTCTGGGCCAGCTCTTCCCAAAGCCGCTTCAGCCTCAGCCGCCGCGCCGAGAGCACAATTTGTCCTTCTGCATCTTCCCGCAGGATGAGAAACTCGGCTTCTGTCTTTAAAGGAAAGAGCGCACTCAAATCTTCCCCTGGGCGGATCCCTGCTTCCTTGAGGGGCAAAAAGGCCGGGGATTTGCCGCCAATATCCACCAGAGCGCCATCGTTCTGATGTTGGAAGATGCGGCCTTGCACCACCTGCCCCGGTTGAAAGCTGAGGTTTTGCTTGTCTAAAGCCTGGGCAAAATCTTCCGCGGAAAACGTATCGGCAGCCTGAGAGCGAGAAGAGCGAACGGTCATGGAAGGGCTCAATTCAAAAAGCAGTGGGTTTCAGGATAACCCAAAACTTGCCAGGGATCCCAGCTCCAGCCTCTGGCCTAGATGTAGTACATGAGCCGAGCTTGTTGCTGTTGTGCCTGCCGGTCGCAGAGGTCTTGTAGGGTGGTCTTCTGGAGAATGGCTACCGCCGCAGCTTGGGCATCTTGCCAGGCCTTCAGGAGCACTTCCCGCTCTGGGGTGAGATCGCCCGAGGGCAAGTCGCGGGAGCGGCTGAGATCTTCCCCCTCGATGGCCTGGATAACATCCAGCAGCGAGATCTGCCAGGGTGCTCGGGCCAGGAAGTAGCCTCCCTTGGATCCCCGTTGGCTGCGCACCAACCCCTGTCTGCGCAAGGTGGCCAGCAATTGCTCCAAGTAGCGGTCGGGTATGGACTGATGGGCCGCAATTTCTTTGATCTGCAGCACCTGGCCATCGCTGTAGTGCTGGGCCAATTCCAGAAGGGCCAGGAGAGCATATTCACTTTTGCAAGACAGTTCCAAGATATCCATCCTTGTGGAGGGCTTAGGTCTATGATACTCCGGTTTTTTAGTGGGGTTTAGCGGGATCCCGCCCTGAGCTGGCAATGGGATCCAGCCTGTAAGGTGGAATAGGCCCCTTTGGGAATGGTTTATGGCGAGTGTCAGCACCCGGTCTGGTTCAGCACGGATCCCAGCGGAGCGATTACAAACCTTGCACCAACAGATTGGCAAGCTGATTGCCAATATCGAATCCGTGTTTCAGGGCAAATCGCAGGTGGTGCAGGCGGTGGTCACGGCCTTGGTTGCGGAAGGTCATGTTTTGCTTGAAGATGTGCCCGGTGTAGGCAAGACCACTTTGGCGCGGGCTATTGCCCAGAGTTTGGGGGCCAAGTTTCAGCGGATTCAATTTACCAGCGACCTATTGCCGACAGATATCCTTGGCCTCACCCTTTTCAACAAAGAAAAAGGGGATTTTGAATTTCGTCCCGGCCCCATTTTTGCCCACGTGGTCTTGGCGGATGAAATCAACCGCACCTCGCCCCGCACCCAGAGTGCTCTGCTCGAGGCAATGGCGGAAAAGCAGGTTTCGCTGGACGATCGCACCTACCCGCTGCCCAGCCCATTTATGGTGTTGGCCACCCAAAATCCTTTGGAGTACCACGGCACCTATCCCCTCCCAGAAAGCCAGTTGGATCGGTTTTTGGTACGGCTGTCGATTGGCTACCCCAGCCCTGAGGTAGAGCGAGCTTTACTCTTGCAACGGCAACAGGCCGAGCCGGTGGATGCTCTGCAGCCGGTTCTCTCCCTGATGGAGTTGCGAGAGATTCAGTCGGCGGTGGATCAGGTGTATTTGGATGGATCCCTGGCGGACTATCTTCTGCAGGTGGTGCAGGCCACCCGCGTGTCCAAGCTGCTGCGGGCGGGGGTATCCACCCGTGGAGCCCTGGCCTTGGCGCGGGCAGCACGGGCTCAGGCGCTGGTGAAAGGGCGCAGCTTTTGTCTACCAGAAGATCTGCAAGCACTGTTCGTGCCGGTACTGACCCATCGGGTTTCTCTGGCCGGGTCGGGAGAGATGGCCGGCAACCGACGGCAAGAGGCTGAGGCGGTGATTCGGGATATTGTCTCCACAATTGAGCCGCCTGTTTGAGGGATCCGTAGCAGCAATGGTTAACTACAGCAGTGAGTCGGGTCGGATCCGGGGATCCACCCACATCAGGAGCAAATCGGCCAACAAATTGCCCAGAATGAGCATCACGGCCCCCAGCAGAAGCCCCGCCATCACCACATTGATGTCGAAACTTTGAACAGCCTCCAAGAGCAGCTTGCCCAGCCCCGGCCAATTGAAGAAAAACTCGGCAATAAAAGAGCCGCTGAGCAGATTGGCAAACTCAAAGCCCAAGATCGTGATCAAGGGGTTGACGGCGTTGCGCAGCGCGTGCAACCAGATCACCCGCCACTCTGGGATCCCACGGGCCCGCGCCGCCTGGATGTATTCCTGCCGCAGCACATCCAAGAAATTGCCGCGCGTAATCCGCTGCAGCCCGGCAAAGCTGGTGATGCTCAGGGCCAGCGTGGGCAGGAGCAGGTGGCGGCCCAGATCCAGCAACTTTTCCCCCAAACTAAGCTCGGCAAAATAAACACTGGTCATCCCCCCTACCGGCAGCCAGCTCACGTTTTGGGCCACAATTAGCAGCAAAATGGCCAGCACGAAGCTGGGCATGGCCTGGCCCAGGTAGCTGAGCAACTGCAACGCCCGATCCAGGGGGGTGTTCTGCCGCAGCGCCCCCAGGATCCCTAGGGGAATGGCGACCAGCCAAGTCAGCACCACAGAGGACACCGCCAACAGCAAGGTAGCGCCGGCGCGGGAGAGGATGAGCTGTGCTACCGGCACGCGATAGGTGTAGCTCACCCCGAAATCCCCTTGCAGCAGGTTGCCCAGCCAGGTCAAATACTGCCAAACCAAGGGCTTATCCAACCCCAGCCGCGCTTCCTCTTGGGCAATAAACTCCTGGCTGACACTGGGATCCGCCCGCAAGGGATCCAAAAAATCTCCGGGGGCCAGCTGCAAGAGCAAAAAGCTGAGCACCGTGATCAACAGCAGCACCGGCACCGCTTGGGTCAGCCGCTGCAAAACCAAGGCCAGCGGCGGCCAAAGGCCAAAAGCGCGGGAACGGGAAGGCGGAGAAGAGGTTACAGCCACAGATGCAGATGGATATTCGGATATGCTCTTTGAGTTGGATTCTTGTCGAACTATGCTGACATCCTTGCGGGCAAATTTCCAGTGTGGGGTTTGCCAAGCCGAGCGGCTCTCTTGCAGGGGAATTGAGGGTTCAGGCAGTCCGGCAGACAGAAGCTGAAGCGGTACACTAGTCAGAAGCTTTTTTCATCGAGTCCCGTTGGGAAGACCTCTTGCGAAACCTGTTTCTTACCGGCGCTAGCGGCTGCCTGGGGCACTATGTGTTGGAGCGCCTGGCCCAGCAAAGGGATCCCGAGTTTCCGGAGCGGCCCGCCTACCACCTGTACGTTCTCATCCGCGAGACCAGCCGCCTACGGCTGCCCCTGGAACGGCTGCCCGCCCCTATCACCCTAGTACCCGGCGATCTCCTGCGCATCCGGGAACAGGCTGCCCTGCTACGGCAGATGGACGGGCTGATCCACATGGCGGCAGCTTGGGGGGATCCCGCCCTGGCTTGGGCCGTGAATGTTACCCACACCCTGGAGCTCTTTCAGTTGTTGGATCCGGAGCGCTGTCAGCAGGTGATCTACTTTTCCACGGCCAGCCTTTTGAACCAGGACCTGGAGCCTTTGGCCATTGCCGGACGGGCCGGCACCGACTACATCCGCAGCAAGTACGAGATGCTGCTGCGGCGGCAGGAAAGCGGCTTCTGGCCGGAGCGCCTGCTCACCCTTTATCCCACCCTGCTCTTTGGCGGCAGCCCCCACCACCCCTACTCCCACATCACTGCCGGCCTCAAGGACGTTCTCCGCTGGCTGGATCTGATCCGCTTTTTGCGGGTGGATGCCAGCTTCCACTTTATCCACGCTGCCGATGTGGCCGAGATGGTCGCCCACTGGGTGGCTCATCCCCCAGGCGCAGGAGATTGGGTGTTGGGCAACTCCCCCTTGTCTTTGGATGAGTGCGTGGAACAGGTGTGTGCCTATTTCAAAAAGCGGATTTATTTCCGCGTGCCCCTGCCTTTGGCTTTGGTTCGCGGCTTGGCCTTCTTGTTTCGGGTGCGGCTTTCCGAGTGGGATGAATATTGTCTGCGCCAGCGCCATTTTGTTTACCCGGCCATTTCCCCAGAAACCCTGGGTTTGCGCTGCCGGTTTCCCACTTTGGCCTCTCTTTTGGATACCTACCTCTAGACCACCTTTGAGTAACAGTAGAACTGGACGCTGCTTCCTTTCCCTCTGGGACGGGGGGATGAGAGCCGAGGACCCAAGGGATCCCACTCGCCTCCGACAGGGATCAGCCGGTGGGGGACACCGTTTCTCTGATGGCCAAGGCCTGGAGCTGGGCGGCAATGCGCTCGCGGTTGAGGTTTTGCCCAATCAGCACCAGTCGGGTCAAGCGCGGCTCCTGGGGTCGCCAGGGGCGGTCGTAGTAGGTTTCAAATCGGGATCCCACCCCCTGCAGCACCAGGCGCATCGGCTTGTAGGGGACGGCCACAAACCCTTTTATCCGGTAAAGACATTCCTCTTGGGCCAACTGGCGTAGCTGAGCCACCAGGGATCCCGGCTCATAACCTCCCTCCAAGCTGAGGTAGAAAGACTCAAAAGCTTCGTGCTCATGCTCCTCCCCGTGATCGTGGTGGCTGGGGCGGCGCTCGAGCTGGTCTTCCACCGCCGCATTAAAGCCCAAGAGCACTTCTGGGGGAACCTGCCCCCGCTCACAAGGGAGGATTTGAACCTCAGGGCGCAAGTGGTGCCGCAGCCAGCTTTCCACCCGAGCTTGCTCCTCTTGGGTAATCTGATCCACCTTGGTGAGCACCACCAAATCGGCACAGCTCAACTGATCCTCAAACAATTCCTCAAGCGGAGTCTCATGGTCCAAACTTTCGTCAGCCTGCCGCTGCGCCTCCAGGGCCGCCGGATCCCCCACCAGTTGCCCGGAGGCCAGAGCCTGACCATCCACCACCGTAATCACCGCATCCACCGTGGCGCCTGTACGAATGGTGGGCCAGCGGAAAGCCTGCACCAGGGGCTTGGGCAAGGCCAATCCTGAAGTCTCGATCAGGATGCAGTCCAGCTCTGCCCGCCGTTGCAACAAAGCTTCCATGGTGGGCAAGAACTCCTCCTGCACCGTGCAGCAGAGACAGCCGTT
Proteins encoded in this region:
- the csx2 gene encoding TIGR02221 family CRISPR-associated protein, whose amino-acid sequence is MANTLLTTLGTSPYSETVYVFGERKADRTRYVAKALCQLFDIERVIVLLTQEAHDTHWKHLQDCLPPHVEKIAKAIPEGKTEAETWEIFDVLVDSIEPHTRLVFDITHAFRSIPVLVLLGAALLRKAKNVEIQGLYYGLYRSGQAETPIIDLTPALRLLDWLTATDKFISTGSALELGQLLDTVQRDFYRRQKSGKGDPRPTRLQSFGRAIRNVSRSLELVRPVNLLKEDLPNLQKHSTADLEQEVGQFAKPFGLLLRSIQDSYSQLALPADRASDPKAQVQKQFQLLRWYVEKRLITQALLLAREWVVSALCLCEGIQNYLEREERQGIEHQLASLIPREDQPLGDPPATGESGRSLIPREDQPQALPPITAHVPDAKQLADLWSRLSQYRNDVAHVQMNPDPLNSEALESFVLQDLLPGLEELFPKLTWAEGKLEGDLSTSP
- a CDS encoding Uma2 family endonuclease; protein product: MLSTPELSISGQKLTPEQFLALPEGDIVYELVDGRALSKNEPMSPKRFHARLQPVLWQILEDWCSSPECPKPGSAHTEWAVVLTRKAEPWIPVPDVTYISNERLPVEAMTDEACFAIPELVIEILSPGQSFGAIAQKATDYLEAGIPRVWVVDPQAKSITVFYPDAPPRTFTGSQAIQDDFLPGLKVIPQDVFAQARIP
- a CDS encoding formylmethanofuran dehydrogenase subunit E family protein — its product is MLIALQLTLGAPATAHPVTSSATDSTAAAIQRVTEIHGGAGPWAVVGYRMGMRALQELGLMSPTPHTSRNRFLVEVIHESPAEIPFVCIVDGLHAATGASLGKLNLKLVEVESLEKMRSVVIHRETGKRVEFQVLPEFIDKYQNLPSEQLAAAGQEVLQLADEKLFRLAISP
- a CDS encoding S1 RNA-binding domain-containing protein, translated to MTVRSSRSQAADTFSAEDFAQALDKQNLSFQPGQVVQGRIFQHQNDGALVDIGGKSPAFLPLKEAGIRPGEDLSALFPLKTEAEFLILREDAEGQIVLSARRLRLKRLWEELAQKQANGQTVTVPVIATNKGGVVVDVQGLRGFIPRSHLSQREGLEELVGQSLTASFIEVNPEANKLVLSQRAAVKSENLSRYTSGQVVEGKVSGLKPFGVFVDLEEGVTGLLHIKQVSQSFVASLPDLFKPGQRIKAVVIDVDEAKGRMALSLRVLEKHPGEVLEQLDRVMEEAEERAGKLKGRITSDGQVI
- a CDS encoding RrF2 family transcriptional regulator, which encodes MELSCKSEYALLALLELAQHYSDGQVLQIKEIAAHQSIPDRYLEQLLATLRRQGLVRSQRGSKGGYFLARAPWQISLLDVIQAIEGEDLSRSRDLPSGDLTPEREVLLKAWQDAQAAAVAILQKTTLQDLCDRQAQQQQARLMYYI
- a CDS encoding AAA family ATPase; this encodes MASVSTRSGSARIPAERLQTLHQQIGKLIANIESVFQGKSQVVQAVVTALVAEGHVLLEDVPGVGKTTLARAIAQSLGAKFQRIQFTSDLLPTDILGLTLFNKEKGDFEFRPGPIFAHVVLADEINRTSPRTQSALLEAMAEKQVSLDDRTYPLPSPFMVLATQNPLEYHGTYPLPESQLDRFLVRLSIGYPSPEVERALLLQRQQAEPVDALQPVLSLMELREIQSAVDQVYLDGSLADYLLQVVQATRVSKLLRAGVSTRGALALARAARAQALVKGRSFCLPEDLQALFVPVLTHRVSLAGSGEMAGNRRQEAEAVIRDIVSTIEPPV
- a CDS encoding ABC transporter permease; the protein is MAVTSSPPSRSRAFGLWPPLALVLQRLTQAVPVLLLITVLSFLLLQLAPGDFLDPLRADPSVSQEFIAQEEARLGLDKPLVWQYLTWLGNLLQGDFGVSYTYRVPVAQLILSRAGATLLLAVSSVVLTWLVAIPLGILGALRQNTPLDRALQLLSYLGQAMPSFVLAILLLIVAQNVSWLPVGGMTSVYFAELSLGEKLLDLGRHLLLPTLALSITSFAGLQRITRGNFLDVLRQEYIQAARARGIPEWRVIWLHALRNAVNPLITILGFEFANLLSGSFIAEFFFNWPGLGKLLLEAVQSFDINVVMAGLLLGAVMLILGNLLADLLLMWVDPRIRPDSLL
- a CDS encoding NAD-dependent epimerase/dehydratase family protein, which produces MRNLFLTGASGCLGHYVLERLAQQRDPEFPERPAYHLYVLIRETSRLRLPLERLPAPITLVPGDLLRIREQAALLRQMDGLIHMAAAWGDPALAWAVNVTHTLELFQLLDPERCQQVIYFSTASLLNQDLEPLAIAGRAGTDYIRSKYEMLLRRQESGFWPERLLTLYPTLLFGGSPHHPYSHITAGLKDVLRWLDLIRFLRVDASFHFIHAADVAEMVAHWVAHPPGAGDWVLGNSPLSLDECVEQVCAYFKKRIYFRVPLPLALVRGLAFLFRVRLSEWDEYCLRQRHFVYPAISPETLGLRCRFPTLASLLDTYL
- the cobW gene encoding cobalamin biosynthesis protein CobW gives rise to the protein MHKIPVTVITGFLGSGKTTVIRHLLLNNQGRRIAVLVNEFGEVGIDGELLRDCQRCEGEGSIPILELANGCLCCTVQEEFLPTMEALLQRRAELDCILIETSGLALPKPLVQAFRWPTIRTGATVDAVITVVDGQALASGQLVGDPAALEAQRQADESLDHETPLEELFEDQLSCADLVVLTKVDQITQEEQARVESWLRHHLRPEVQILPCERGQVPPEVLLGFNAAVEDQLERRPSHHDHGEEHEHEAFESFYLSLEGGYEPGSLVAQLRQLAQEECLYRIKGFVAVPYKPMRLVLQGVGSRFETYYDRPWRPQEPRLTRLVLIGQNLNRERIAAQLQALAIRETVSPTG